The Phormidium ambiguum IAM M-71 genome contains a region encoding:
- a CDS encoding AbrB family transcriptional regulator: protein MNNRIVKNSLVSLGLELLLSLPLGFTFAKLLPIGGIAWIFGGIAAGALTIYVSRFIKWEIQPHPIARKVGQALVGITIGFAIANGNIETVYSELPTFLFLTLFIMITGVFIGWVFSKISRTNIFTAMLATTPGGIGIMSSFAAEYNKDVSLVSVVQVIRVTSVVIIIPIIARSLANSNNTSVNNLMNHLLPTNSLSLMLLTILLFCTFLGVEISKRWQIPTPFFFGALIVGTSFSYCLNSLPFLPEINFTPPYLVNLIGQALLGISIGESWGNNPKINKTTIFYALIPVSLTIITGFIASGFAMLFTPWDWLSCMLVTAPGGSAEMVLVALSLNHDVEIVTAGHLMRLIALNASLPLWLMFFRHLEEREAKKDYLLRGLIDDQSSERV from the coding sequence GTGAACAACAGAATAGTTAAAAACTCGTTAGTCAGTTTGGGGTTAGAACTACTTCTTTCTTTACCTTTAGGTTTTACCTTTGCCAAACTTTTACCCATAGGAGGAATCGCTTGGATATTTGGCGGTATCGCTGCTGGTGCTTTAACAATTTATGTTTCGCGCTTCATTAAATGGGAAATTCAACCACATCCAATAGCTAGGAAAGTTGGACAAGCATTAGTTGGAATTACTATCGGTTTTGCAATAGCTAACGGCAACATTGAGACAGTTTATTCAGAGTTACCAACCTTCCTATTTCTAACGCTATTTATTATGATAACTGGTGTATTTATAGGCTGGGTTTTCTCTAAAATTAGTCGCACCAATATATTTACAGCTATGTTAGCCACAACTCCCGGTGGTATAGGAATTATGTCCAGCTTTGCTGCTGAATATAATAAAGATGTTTCCCTAGTTTCTGTAGTTCAAGTAATCAGAGTTACCAGCGTTGTTATAATTATTCCCATCATTGCTCGGTCGCTGGCTAATAGTAATAACACTTCGGTCAACAACTTAATGAACCATTTGTTACCTACAAATAGTTTATCATTAATGTTATTAACTATTCTATTATTTTGCACATTTTTAGGAGTAGAAATATCTAAAAGATGGCAAATACCTACTCCTTTTTTCTTTGGGGCATTAATAGTAGGTACAAGTTTTAGTTATTGCTTAAATTCGCTACCATTTCTGCCTGAAATTAACTTCACACCACCATATCTTGTAAACTTAATTGGTCAAGCATTACTAGGAATTAGCATTGGAGAATCTTGGGGAAACAACCCAAAAATTAATAAAACAACCATATTTTATGCTTTAATTCCTGTAAGCTTAACTATCATAACTGGATTTATTGCTTCTGGTTTTGCGATGCTGTTTACCCCTTGGGATTGGCTAAGTTGTATGTTAGTTACCGCACCGGGAGGCTCAGCAGAAATGGTATTAGTTGCCTTATCTTTAAATCATGATGTAGAAATAGTCACAGCCGGACATTTAATGCGATTAATTGCTTTAAATGCTTCGCTACCTTTATGGTTAATGTTTTTTCGTCATCTTGAAGAAAGAGAGGCAAAAAAGGATTACTTATTAAGAGGGTTAATCGATGATCAATCAAGTGAAAGAGTTTGA
- a CDS encoding DUF1838 domain-containing protein codes for MINQVKEFDTKEWVKVRSSLDGKQTFLTWTGAIYSFVPNEKKKRLFNIVGMSVSRCIPNDDETWDFTSRELTYYLDPQTNEILHKWENPWTGETVTVVHVANSPVEGRFKGKFPGQVNGEITTFVFDLFPTYPNSLAKDENFSAYSPQETYQAAELFKLTVPTKDLENPEIVTVSEMFISWDRIGPWLPWMKMGNQAGNLIYSACGLKVKDFTDLPQLLQDEINTRVPLYKNAPKSPLDDDMTSWTYFKKHFNAYLAGERFPIPEAEE; via the coding sequence ATGATCAATCAAGTGAAAGAGTTTGATACTAAAGAATGGGTAAAAGTGCGTTCTTCCCTTGACGGAAAACAAACTTTCCTCACTTGGACTGGAGCAATTTATTCTTTTGTTCCTAATGAAAAAAAGAAACGTTTGTTTAATATTGTGGGAATGAGTGTGAGTCGATGTATTCCTAATGATGATGAAACTTGGGATTTCACTTCACGGGAATTAACCTATTATCTCGATCCACAAACTAACGAAATTTTACATAAATGGGAAAACCCTTGGACAGGGGAAACTGTGACGGTGGTTCATGTTGCTAATAGTCCTGTAGAAGGACGTTTTAAAGGGAAATTTCCCGGACAAGTAAATGGGGAAATTACTACTTTTGTGTTTGATTTATTCCCTACTTATCCAAATTCTTTAGCTAAAGATGAAAATTTTAGTGCTTACAGTCCTCAAGAAACTTACCAAGCTGCGGAGTTATTTAAACTAACTGTTCCGACTAAAGATTTGGAAAATCCAGAAATAGTTACTGTTTCGGAAATGTTTATTTCTTGGGATAGAATCGGCCCTTGGCTACCTTGGATGAAAATGGGAAATCAAGCTGGTAATTTAATTTATAGTGCTTGTGGTTTGAAGGTGAAAGATTTTACCGATTTGCCTCAATTATTGCAAGATGAAATTAACACCAGAGTTCCTTTATATAAAAATGCACCTAAATCTCCTTTAGATGATGATATGACTTCTTGGACATACTTCAAAAAGCATTTTAATGCTTATTTAGCTGGGGAAAGATTTCCGATTCCTGAAGCTGAGGAATAA
- the rppA gene encoding two-component system response regulator RppA codes for MKIIFVEDDSILLEALSAAMNKAGHIVDAVGDGETASWLLREREYDLLILDWMLPKVSGVDLCQQYRKAGKTAPVLFLTAKDAILDKVTGLDAGADDYLVKPINVTELLARIRALGRRSPLWQGDILKLADLELHPALLIIKRQEKTTQLSTREFQLMEYFMRHPRQILTRDRIEQALWEWNMEPESKAVTILVHRLRQRLQAVDAEDWLQTVYGMGYRLAFPDSLLP; via the coding sequence CTGCTGCTATGAATAAAGCGGGACATATTGTTGATGCTGTGGGAGATGGCGAAACAGCTAGTTGGTTACTTAGAGAACGCGAATATGATTTGTTGATTTTAGATTGGATGTTACCAAAAGTCAGCGGTGTTGATTTATGTCAACAATATCGAAAAGCAGGTAAAACTGCGCCTGTATTATTTCTCACTGCTAAAGATGCGATTTTAGATAAAGTGACAGGATTAGATGCTGGTGCTGATGATTATTTGGTAAAACCTATCAATGTAACAGAGTTATTAGCAAGAATACGCGCTTTAGGAAGGCGTTCTCCACTTTGGCAAGGTGATATTTTAAAATTAGCAGATTTAGAATTACATCCTGCTTTACTAATCATTAAAAGACAAGAAAAAACTACTCAGTTATCAACTAGAGAATTTCAACTAATGGAATATTTTATGCGCCATCCCCGACAAATTTTGACCCGCGATCGAATTGAACAAGCTTTATGGGAATGGAATATGGAACCGGAAAGTAAAGCTGTTACTATTTTAGTGCATCGTCTTCGCCAAAGACTACAAGCAGTTGATGCCGAAGATTGGTTACAAACTGTTTATGGCATGGGTTATCGATTAGCTTTTCCTGATTCACTTTTACCTTAA
- a CDS encoding glycosyltransferase encodes MRMLSVGVLIDLWWRSEAGGHVKCWERFAEAAISFNNQIDLTLYFLGAKNQVIHLTKNVRYSIHSPIFGTQCLTFLDEMTEHTDLAPINPWLFSHLRKHDILHVTHPLFTLSQTARILAKYSHKFLIASLHTDVPNYSQIYTADVVRRMFGNGCLSRILLEKLQVDRRTKDSSIGKLEHYLTQCDRVLVSQPNDYEKVAEILPKNRISYLRRGINRQLFHPGKRDRTKLKYFYDIAPENFLLLFVGRLDSCKNVQTFAQAVKILLDWNYPVHALMAGQGNSAKQIKDLLGSSVTLPGVLPQSILAWLYASADLFVFPSNTEIYSNAVMEAKASGLPVLVSTKGGTAQQINQSGKDGLLINQDTPEAWAKAIASLINDPEKLLTMQQATYQQSLKQSPTWETVLAEDLLSVWQSCNCDRYSSASGIGNLSPAK; translated from the coding sequence ATGAGAATGTTATCTGTTGGTGTATTGATAGATCTCTGGTGGCGATCGGAAGCTGGAGGTCATGTAAAATGTTGGGAAAGGTTTGCAGAAGCGGCAATTTCATTTAACAACCAAATCGATCTAACTCTGTATTTTCTAGGTGCAAAAAACCAAGTCATTCATTTAACTAAAAATGTTCGATATAGCATTCATTCGCCAATTTTTGGCACGCAATGTTTGACTTTTTTAGATGAAATGACAGAACATACTGACTTGGCACCCATAAATCCTTGGTTGTTTTCTCATTTACGAAAACATGATATTTTGCACGTTACTCATCCACTATTTACATTAAGTCAAACAGCCAGAATTTTAGCAAAATATTCGCACAAGTTTTTGATTGCTTCTCTGCACACTGATGTTCCCAATTATAGCCAAATTTATACAGCTGATGTTGTGCGTCGAATGTTTGGCAATGGATGTTTAAGTCGGATTTTGTTAGAAAAGTTGCAGGTAGATCGCCGTACTAAAGATTCGTCAATTGGTAAGTTAGAACATTATTTAACTCAGTGCGATCGCGTTTTAGTTTCTCAACCCAATGACTACGAAAAAGTTGCAGAAATTTTGCCAAAAAATCGAATTTCCTATTTACGCCGAGGAATTAATCGCCAGCTTTTTCATCCCGGAAAACGCGATCGGACTAAACTAAAATATTTTTATGACATCGCGCCTGAGAATTTTCTATTACTATTTGTTGGACGGTTAGATTCCTGTAAAAATGTCCAAACATTTGCCCAAGCTGTGAAAATTTTACTAGACTGGAATTATCCAGTTCATGCACTAATGGCTGGACAAGGAAACAGTGCTAAACAAATCAAAGATTTACTCGGTTCATCTGTTACTCTTCCAGGGGTTTTACCGCAATCAATTCTTGCTTGGTTGTATGCTAGTGCGGACTTATTTGTGTTTCCTTCAAATACAGAGATTTACAGCAATGCAGTGATGGAAGCAAAAGCTTCAGGACTTCCGGTTTTAGTTTCGACAAAAGGCGGAACAGCACAACAAATTAATCAATCTGGTAAGGATGGTTTATTAATTAATCAGGATACACCAGAAGCTTGGGCAAAAGCGATCGCTTCCTTGATTAACGACCCAGAAAAATTACTTACCATGCAACAAGCAACTTATCAACAAAGCTTAAAACAATCTCCCACTTGGGAAACTGTTTTAGCAGAAGACCTCTTATCAGTATGGCAATCATGCAATTGCGATCGTTATTCCTCAGCTTCAGGAATCGGAAATCTTTCCCCAGCTAAATAA
- a CDS encoding sensor histidine kinase, with the protein MFSRSRQNLARWFTLSMGSVFLVFVALFYLREAHDRLRFFDRTLFNISEIIAANVEEIVYQNQRQIDLENVPILGSDAIRLDKEVLFARWYNPEKQLLQFIGPIPQTTLNSKLGFETIYGEGSDNYSGKLRQLTLPVYQEGKLLGYLQIAASLAPVEIPLQQLQIFLVIVVPCMLLTIALIGWFLGGAAMQPIRQSYQQLQQFTADAAHELRAPLAGIVSNAQVGLMEPIDPQEQTSRLQTIAKVAESMGVLLGHLLFLARNEGKLPPEALRSTDLVNLLQPIVEEYRQQTATKNLTFTANLPDRPLILKVEPDLIRQAIINLLSNACRYTLSGGKIELTIISQPRWVIIQVKDTGIGIGEEDLQRIFDRFYRVDKVRTYQTGGFGLGLAITHQIIAAHNGQISVKSTLGKGSTFEIRLPISH; encoded by the coding sequence ATGTTTTCTCGCAGTCGGCAAAATTTAGCTCGTTGGTTTACCCTTTCAATGGGTAGCGTTTTTCTGGTATTTGTGGCGCTTTTCTATTTACGAGAAGCTCACGATCGCTTACGATTTTTCGATCGCACACTATTCAACATCAGTGAAATTATTGCGGCAAATGTTGAGGAAATAGTGTATCAAAACCAACGCCAAATTGACTTAGAAAATGTTCCAATATTAGGAAGTGATGCCATCCGATTGGATAAAGAAGTTTTGTTTGCTCGTTGGTACAATCCTGAAAAACAATTATTGCAGTTTATCGGGCCAATTCCTCAAACAACATTAAATAGTAAATTGGGATTTGAAACTATTTATGGCGAGGGATCTGATAATTATTCAGGAAAATTACGTCAACTTACTTTGCCAGTGTATCAAGAAGGAAAACTTTTAGGATATTTGCAAATTGCGGCTTCTTTAGCACCTGTGGAAATACCTTTACAACAGTTACAAATATTTTTAGTTATTGTTGTTCCTTGTATGTTATTAACTATTGCTTTAATAGGTTGGTTTTTGGGTGGTGCCGCCATGCAACCAATCCGGCAATCCTATCAACAATTACAACAATTTACGGCTGATGCTGCTCACGAATTACGCGCACCTTTAGCCGGAATTGTGAGTAATGCACAAGTAGGATTGATGGAACCGATCGATCCGCAAGAACAAACTTCTCGACTGCAAACTATTGCCAAAGTTGCTGAATCAATGGGTGTTTTACTGGGACATTTATTGTTTCTCGCTAGAAATGAGGGAAAACTGCCTCCAGAAGCACTTCGTTCTACAGATTTGGTGAATTTGTTGCAACCTATTGTAGAAGAATATCGGCAACAAACCGCGACCAAAAATTTAACATTTACTGCTAATTTACCCGATCGCCCTTTAATTTTAAAAGTAGAACCCGATTTAATTCGTCAAGCAATTATCAACCTTTTAAGTAATGCTTGCCGATACACTTTATCTGGGGGAAAAATTGAACTGACAATAATTTCTCAACCTCGATGGGTGATAATTCAAGTTAAAGATACAGGTATTGGGATTGGGGAAGAAGATTTGCAGCGGATTTTCGATCGCTTTTATCGAGTAGATAAAGTACGAACATATCAAACCGGAGGATTTGGATTAGGTTTAGCAATTACTCATCAAATTATCGCCGCGCACAATGGACAAATTTCTGTTAAAAGCACTTTAGGCAAAGGTTCAACTTTTGAAATTCGCTTGCCAATTTCTCATTGA